In one window of Gossypium hirsutum isolate 1008001.06 chromosome A01, Gossypium_hirsutum_v2.1, whole genome shotgun sequence DNA:
- the LOC107925897 gene encoding transcription factor TGA7 isoform X1: MSSPSTELTRRMAIYEQFHHISRWADTFNSDNSPNIGSSTIVPADVRLKNKAECIPCEQVEPSISDQETNKPTDKIQRRLAQNREAARKSRMRKKAYVQQLESSRLKLAQLEQELERARQQGIHIAGASDAGYFGLSGTVNSGITSFEMEYRHWVEEQNRLICELRTAVQAHVTDIELRILVESGLNHYYNLFCMKADAAKADVFYLISGIWRTSAERFFHWIGGFRPSALLNVVVPQIEPLTDQQHLEVCNLRQSSQQAEDALSQGVEKLQQSLAESVASDLCSGNYRAQMVAAIDKLEALENFVSQADHLRQQTLQQMARILTARQAARGLLAMGEYFHRLRALSSLSAARP, from the exons ATGAGCTCTCCATCAACTGAACTTACCAGAAGGATGGCGATATATGAGCAATTCCACCATATAAGCAGATGGGCAGACACCTTCAATAGTGACAATAGTCCAAATATTGGATCATCCACAATTGTTCCAGCAGATGTCAGGCTAAAGAACAAG GCTGAATGTATACCCTGTGAGCAAGTTGAACCATCCATTAGTGATCAAGAAACCAACAAGCCCACCGATAAG ATACAGAGACGTTTGGCTCAAAATCGTGAAGCTGCTCGTAAAAGCCGAATGCGGAAAAAG GCCTATGTTCAACAACTAGAATCAAGTCGTTTGAAACTAGCTCAATTGGAGCAAGAGCTTGAAAGAGCTAGGCAGCAG GGTATACACATAGCCGGTGCATCCGATGCTGGTTATTTTGGACTGTCTGGAACTGTAAACTCAG GGATTACTTCATTTGAGATGGAATACAGGCACTGGGTTGAAGAGCAAAATAGACTGATCTGTGAACTTAGAACTGCAGTCCAGGCACACGTTACTGATATAGAGCTCCGTATACTCGTAGAAAGTGGCTTGAACCACTATTACAATCTGTTCTGCATGAAAGCTGATGCTGCTAAGGCAGATGTCTTCTATTTGATCTCGGGTATATGGAGAACTTCAGCCGAGCGTTTTTTCCACTGGATCGGAGGATTCCGCCCATCGGCGCTTTTAAAT GTTGTGGTGCCACAAATTGAGCCGTTGACTGATCAACAGCATTTGGAAGTATGTAATCTTCGACAATCTTCTCAGCAAGCTGAAGATGCTCTTTCCCAAGGAGTAGAAAAACTGCAGCAGAGTTTGGCCGAGAGTGTAGCATCTGATTTGTGTTCAGGAAACTACAGAGCTCAGATGGTTGCTGCAATAGATAAATTGGAAGCCTTAGAGAACTTTGTAAGCCAG GCTGATCACCTTCGCCAGCAGACGCTGCAGCAGATGGCTCGAATCCTGACAGCCCGTCAAGCAGCTCGAGGTTTACTTGCCATGGGGGAATACTTTCATCGTCTACGTGCTCTCAGCTCACTTTCAGCTGCTCGTCCATGA
- the LOC107925897 gene encoding transcription factor TGA7 isoform X2, translated as MSSPSTELTRRMAIYEQFHHISRWADTFNSDNSPNIGSSTIVPADVRLKNKAECIPCEQVEPSISDQETNKPTDKIQRRLAQNREAARKSRMRKKGIHIAGASDAGYFGLSGTVNSGITSFEMEYRHWVEEQNRLICELRTAVQAHVTDIELRILVESGLNHYYNLFCMKADAAKADVFYLISGIWRTSAERFFHWIGGFRPSALLNVVVPQIEPLTDQQHLEVCNLRQSSQQAEDALSQGVEKLQQSLAESVASDLCSGNYRAQMVAAIDKLEALENFVSQADHLRQQTLQQMARILTARQAARGLLAMGEYFHRLRALSSLSAARP; from the exons ATGAGCTCTCCATCAACTGAACTTACCAGAAGGATGGCGATATATGAGCAATTCCACCATATAAGCAGATGGGCAGACACCTTCAATAGTGACAATAGTCCAAATATTGGATCATCCACAATTGTTCCAGCAGATGTCAGGCTAAAGAACAAG GCTGAATGTATACCCTGTGAGCAAGTTGAACCATCCATTAGTGATCAAGAAACCAACAAGCCCACCGATAAG ATACAGAGACGTTTGGCTCAAAATCGTGAAGCTGCTCGTAAAAGCCGAATGCGGAAAAAG GGTATACACATAGCCGGTGCATCCGATGCTGGTTATTTTGGACTGTCTGGAACTGTAAACTCAG GGATTACTTCATTTGAGATGGAATACAGGCACTGGGTTGAAGAGCAAAATAGACTGATCTGTGAACTTAGAACTGCAGTCCAGGCACACGTTACTGATATAGAGCTCCGTATACTCGTAGAAAGTGGCTTGAACCACTATTACAATCTGTTCTGCATGAAAGCTGATGCTGCTAAGGCAGATGTCTTCTATTTGATCTCGGGTATATGGAGAACTTCAGCCGAGCGTTTTTTCCACTGGATCGGAGGATTCCGCCCATCGGCGCTTTTAAAT GTTGTGGTGCCACAAATTGAGCCGTTGACTGATCAACAGCATTTGGAAGTATGTAATCTTCGACAATCTTCTCAGCAAGCTGAAGATGCTCTTTCCCAAGGAGTAGAAAAACTGCAGCAGAGTTTGGCCGAGAGTGTAGCATCTGATTTGTGTTCAGGAAACTACAGAGCTCAGATGGTTGCTGCAATAGATAAATTGGAAGCCTTAGAGAACTTTGTAAGCCAG GCTGATCACCTTCGCCAGCAGACGCTGCAGCAGATGGCTCGAATCCTGACAGCCCGTCAAGCAGCTCGAGGTTTACTTGCCATGGGGGAATACTTTCATCGTCTACGTGCTCTCAGCTCACTTTCAGCTGCTCGTCCATGA